A region of the Bacillota bacterium genome:
TCGCGGACGTGTTGCTGGTGCTGGCAGCAGGGCGGCTGCTGTTCGGTGTGCCATTAAGGGGTAGCGTCGTGTTGTTGCTGGTGCACTCGGCAGTTTTTCTGTTCGCATCGATGGGTATCGGCTTGCTGATTTCGGTGATAGCGCGCACGCAGCTGGTAGCGTTTATCGCTGCGATGCTGGGCACAATGTTGCCATCGGTGCTGCTTTCCGGTTTCATGTTCCCTATCAGTGCAATGCCGCAGGTTCTGCAATATCTCACCTATCTGATACCGGCTCGCTATTTCATCGTGATTCTGCGCGGCATTTTCCTCAAGGGAGTGGGACCCGAGGTGCTATGGAAGCCCGCCCTGTCGCTGATTGCCTTTGGGCTGATTGCTATCGCTGTGAGCGTGCGCCGATTCCAGAAGAGGTTGTGAGGTAAGGGTATGTCCTGGCAGCGGATTCGGCATCTGATACGTAAGGAGTTCATCCAGCTGCGGCGCGACCCGAGGATGTTGCGGCTGGTCATAATTGCGCCCGTTGTCCAGCTTATCATTTTCGGCTACGCGGTCAACACCGATATCAAACATATCCCCACCGCTGTCATCGACGCCGATAGAAGCCGTGAGAGCAGGGAGCTGGTCGCTCGCTTTAGCAACACCGGCTATTTCGAAGTGGTTGCCGTGCTGGATCGCCCTCAGGACCTTGTGGCTCTCATGGACAGCGGCAGGGTGCAGGCAGGCGTACACATCCCCCGGGGCTTTGCAAGGAGACTGGTGCGTGGCGAGAGCGCACCGCTGCAGGTTATTATGGACGGCACGGATTCTACAACTGCAGGCGTGGTACTGGGTTATGCGTCTGGCGTGCTGAAGAAGTACTCGGAAGAGGTGCTGAGCGAGAGATTGCAGAGGCTGAGCACGCAATGGATACGCCTGTCCATCATTGAAGAGCGTACGCGCGTGTGGTTCAATCCCGAGCTCAGAAGTGTGAACTATATGGTGCCGGGTGTGCTGTGTACCATCCTGCTGGTGGTCACCATGGTGTTGACCTCCATGGCGATTGTGCGGGAGCGCGAAGTCGGCACGCTGGAGCAGATTATCGTCACCCCCGTTCGGTCAACGGAGTTGATGGCAGGTAAAACTATCCCTTTTGTGCTGATTGGGTTTGTGGATATCGTGCTGATTCTGCTGGTAGCCATGTTCTGGTTCCGCGTGCCTTTACGGGGAAGCCTGTTGCTGCTTTTTGCGCTGGCGCTCGTCTTCTTGCTCACCACACTGGGACTGGGGCTATTTATCTCCACAGTATCCCACACACAACAACAGGCGATGATGACTGCTTTCTTTATTATGCTGCCTTCCATCTTGTTGTCGGGCTTTATGTTTCCCATCGAGAACATGCCGCGAGTTATCCAGTGGGTAACGTATCTTATCCCCCTGCGTTATTTCCTGAACATCGTTCGCGGCATCTTCCTCAAAGGGGTCGGGATAGAGGTTCTGTGGGGTGACGCATTGATGCTGCTGGTGCTGGGGCTGATACTGTTTGCCATGGCAAGTTTACGCTTTACAAAGAGGCTGGAGTAGGGTAGTGTACCGGGTTCCGTCGGTGCGCTTCGTGGTGACCATCATCTGGAATGTGAGCATCCTCGTCAGCGGAGTCCCACCTGAGCTCACCGCACGCGGGAAGGGGAGACAGTTCGGCGGGAGCCTCGCCCCCGCCGGAAGTAACGAGATGCACGTTTAGTGTCCGCTGGTGCTATTCCCTGACCACCTGCATCTTGAGGAAATGCGTGGCGCAGGAGATACACGGGTCGTAATTGCGTATTGCCTGTTCGCATCGCCACTGCAGCTGCTCCAGAGGCAGGTCCGCGTTTGCCTTCACCAGACTCCAAAGGTCCGCCTC
Encoded here:
- a CDS encoding ABC transporter permease, which translates into the protein MSWQRIRHLIRKEFIQLRRDPRMLRLVIIAPVVQLIIFGYAVNTDIKHIPTAVIDADRSRESRELVARFSNTGYFEVVAVLDRPQDLVALMDSGRVQAGVHIPRGFARRLVRGESAPLQVIMDGTDSTTAGVVLGYASGVLKKYSEEVLSERLQRLSTQWIRLSIIEERTRVWFNPELRSVNYMVPGVLCTILLVVTMVLTSMAIVREREVGTLEQIIVTPVRSTELMAGKTIPFVLIGFVDIVLILLVAMFWFRVPLRGSLLLLFALALVFLLTTLGLGLFISTVSHTQQQAMMTAFFIMLPSILLSGFMFPIENMPRVIQWVTYLIPLRYFLNIVRGIFLKGVGIEVLWGDALMLLVLGLILFAMASLRFTKRLE